A stretch of Branchiostoma lanceolatum isolate klBraLanc5 chromosome 14, klBraLanc5.hap2, whole genome shotgun sequence DNA encodes these proteins:
- the LOC136448519 gene encoding uncharacterized protein, giving the protein MNAEPPPPYNEAVTFGGQPSGPPPQNGGHPYPQAGVHPGPHGAGFAQYPVGSPPVTSFGQAPYPPPVTTQPVVTPQGVIVEERAVPPVAVTHGKKKRGRHGHSGGWCCGYCYCGTCDCCDCCDDKSDGGDCCGDCDCGDCDCGGCDCGGCDF; this is encoded by the exons ATGAATGCCGAGCCGCCTCCGCCGTACAATGAAGCTGTGACCTTTGGGGGACAACCCTCAGGGCCCCCACCACAAAATGGCGGCCATCCGTACCCACAAGCTGGCGTACATCCGGGTCCACACGGAGCCGGCTTTGCACAGTATCCTGTCGGCTCTCCTCCTGTCACCAGTTTCGGACAAGCGCCATATCCTCCTCCGGTCACCACCCAGCCTGTCGTCACCCCACAAG GTGTCATCGTGGAGGAGCGGGCGGTGCCACCTGTAGCTGTGACACATGGTAAGAAGAAACGAGGCAGACACGGCCACTCGGGTGGATGGTGTTGTGGCTACTGCTACTGCGGTACCTGCGACTGCTGCGACTGCTGTGACGATAAATCTGATGGTGGTGACTGCTGTGGGGATTGTGACTGTGGGGATTGTGACTGTGGAGGTTGTGACTGTGGAGGTTGTGATTTCTGA